One segment of Acidobacteriota bacterium DNA contains the following:
- a CDS encoding 2-C-methyl-D-erythritol 2,4-cyclodiphosphate synthase: MSEFRVGIGYDIHPLVPGRKLILGGVEIAFEKGLFGHSDADVLIHAIMDAIIGALGLGDIGEHFPDSDPTYKDISSLILLSKVEELLSSSRFRVVNVDSVIIAEAPKLSPYIGEMRKKLASVLKVEEERINIKATTNERIGDIGEGKAIASQAVVLLVSES, from the coding sequence ATGAGCGAGTTCAGGGTAGGAATAGGTTACGATATTCATCCCCTCGTTCCTGGAAGGAAGCTCATTTTGGGAGGGGTGGAGATAGCTTTTGAGAAGGGGCTTTTCGGGCATTCCGATGCCGATGTCCTCATCCATGCAATAATGGACGCCATAATCGGCGCATTGGGGTTGGGGGATATTGGGGAACACTTTCCCGATTCCGATCCCACTTATAAGGATATCTCAAGCCTCATTCTTCTCTCCAAGGTGGAGGAGCTTCTTTCTTCTTCCCGTTTCCGGGTGGTGAATGTCGATTCGGTGATCATCGCCGAGGCGCCTAAACTTTCCCCTTACATTGGCGAGATGAGGAAGAAGTTAGCCTCTGTGCTCAAGGTTGAGGAGGAGAGGATAAACATCAAAGCAACCACCAATGAGAGGATAGGTGATATCGGTGAGGGGAAAGCGATAGCGAGCCAGGCAGTAGTGCTCTTAGTGAGTGAAAGTTAA
- a CDS encoding sigma-70 family RNA polymerase sigma factor gives MDEKKLIAGAKNGDESAFEELVRRYRKPIYHLLYRLVADYMEAADLTQEVFVKMWQKLSNLRGEGSFKSWLYRIAVNEAKNHFRAKKGRKWVPLSPKLPALDNPEKSTLAGERKKALLSAVERLPEKQRISLVLRVWEGMDFAEIAEVMGSSAATARANYHFALVNLKKIIKKR, from the coding sequence GTGGATGAGAAGAAGCTGATTGCCGGTGCTAAGAATGGTGATGAGAGCGCCTTCGAGGAGTTGGTGAGAAGATATCGCAAGCCGATCTACCATCTCCTCTACCGTTTGGTAGCTGATTATATGGAGGCAGCAGATTTAACCCAGGAGGTATTCGTTAAGATGTGGCAGAAGCTTTCCAACCTAAGAGGAGAAGGGAGCTTTAAAAGCTGGCTCTACCGGATTGCGGTGAACGAGGCGAAGAACCACTTTCGAGCGAAAAAAGGGAGGAAGTGGGTTCCCCTTTCCCCGAAGCTTCCTGCTCTCGATAACCCGGAAAAAAGCACCCTTGCTGGCGAAAGGAAAAAGGCGCTCCTTTCCGCGGTTGAGAGGCTTCCCGAGAAGCAGCGGATATCCCTGGTACTTCGGGTATGGGAAGGTATGGATTTTGCCGAGATAGCCGAGGTTATGGGCTCTTCGGCGGCTACTGCCCGGGCAAATTATCACTTTGCCCTGGTAAACCTTAAGAAGATCATTAAAAAGAGGTGA
- a CDS encoding periplasmic heavy metal sensor, giving the protein MRKRVILLSSLFVIGALMAGAVFTYAQPKQMMARRSELRERMRMLRMWRLTEFLNLDEKTAARFFPILNRYDNERENLIKQKRETLLKLREALRAEKTDPKTLAKLVDKVNRLNDAFINLSRREQAELSKVLTLEQQAKLLLFKSEFEKRLGQMVRRSFSKRRNMRNPQMRRNIPPRQ; this is encoded by the coding sequence ATGAGAAAGAGGGTTATTTTACTTAGCTCCCTATTTGTGATCGGGGCTTTGATGGCGGGGGCGGTCTTTACCTACGCCCAACCGAAGCAGATGATGGCGAGAAGGAGCGAGCTCAGAGAGAGGATGCGGATGCTCAGGATGTGGCGGCTCACCGAGTTTTTAAACCTCGATGAGAAGACCGCTGCCCGGTTCTTCCCCATCTTAAACAGGTACGACAACGAGCGTGAGAACCTGATCAAGCAGAAGAGGGAGACGCTCCTTAAGCTGAGAGAGGCACTCCGTGCCGAAAAAACCGATCCTAAGACCCTTGCCAAGTTGGTGGATAAAGTAAACCGGCTGAACGATGCGTTCATAAACCTCTCCCGGAGGGAACAAGCCGAGCTTTCCAAGGTGCTCACCCTGGAACAGCAAGCCAAGCTCCTTCTCTTCAAGAGCGAATTCGAAAAGAGATTGGGACAGATGGTCAGGCGTTCCTTTAGCAAGCGTCGCAATATGAGGAATCCTCAGATGAGGAGGAATATACCGCCAAGGCAGTAG
- the ispD gene encoding 2-C-methyl-D-erythritol 4-phosphate cytidylyltransferase, translating into MGKVIAIIPAAGKGIRLGKGIPKAFLEVAGVPLIVHTLLRFEKCPDVDELIVLVHQDYLERCRDLFPSFKLKKVRKVLPGGKERMDSVRVGLSALPPDTELVVIHDGARPLVSPSLISQVVGRAREVGSAIAAIPPLDTMKEVEGGYILRTVDRTRLARAQTPQAFRYQIIKEAYKRADKEGISATDDASLVEVMGGRVAIVPGSYLNIKVTTPEDLKMVELLLKEGV; encoded by the coding sequence ATGGGCAAGGTGATCGCTATTATCCCGGCAGCAGGGAAGGGAATCCGCTTAGGTAAGGGGATCCCCAAAGCCTTTCTCGAGGTGGCGGGAGTGCCCCTTATCGTTCATACCCTCCTTAGGTTTGAGAAATGCCCTGATGTGGATGAGTTGATCGTGCTCGTTCATCAAGACTATCTCGAACGATGCCGGGATCTTTTTCCCTCGTTCAAGCTTAAGAAGGTGAGGAAGGTCCTCCCCGGAGGGAAGGAGAGGATGGATTCGGTGAGGGTAGGTCTTTCTGCTCTTCCTCCGGATACGGAACTGGTGGTAATCCACGATGGAGCGAGACCCCTCGTTTCTCCCTCCCTCATCAGCCAGGTGGTGGGAAGGGCGAGAGAGGTGGGATCAGCTATTGCCGCCATCCCTCCGCTGGATACGATGAAGGAGGTGGAAGGGGGATACATCCTTCGCACGGTTGATCGAACGAGGTTGGCAAGAGCGCAAACCCCTCAGGCGTTTCGCTACCAGATCATAAAAGAAGCCTATAAGAGGGCGGATAAAGAGGGCATTTCCGCTACCGATGACGCCTCACTCGTTGAGGTGATGGGGGGGAGGGTTGCTATCGTTCCCGGTAGTTACCTCAATATAAAGGTTACTACCCCCGAGGATCTGAAGATGGTTGAACTTCTACTCAAGGAGGGGGTATGA
- a CDS encoding zf-HC2 domain-containing protein, translating to MFRCIFFRKKLASYLEGELSEQERKRVENHLEGCERCRKELSSLKEIRTLLSKKPSPPPFPYSEEQFMASLWDRMRKEERVSLLARVPRFAAVASLVAIFFIIGFLWLTSPHPQPKVEEVGDFIQLTDITVPLEDVISLVDEDTLLTEIDNELADGEAELYQFYLEEISAVSGPQVVVALAGLSESDYEKLVNETADALAKDLFPKMEEGK from the coding sequence ATGTTTCGTTGCATCTTCTTCCGTAAAAAACTTGCCTCCTATCTCGAGGGAGAGCTTTCCGAGCAAGAGAGGAAGAGGGTGGAGAACCATTTAGAGGGATGTGAGAGATGCCGGAAGGAGCTTTCCTCTCTTAAGGAGATTCGTACTCTTCTCTCCAAGAAGCCATCTCCACCTCCCTTTCCCTATTCGGAGGAGCAGTTTATGGCATCCCTTTGGGATAGGATGAGGAAGGAGGAGCGGGTTTCCCTTCTTGCCCGTGTTCCCCGGTTTGCTGCAGTAGCCTCCCTTGTTGCCATCTTCTTCATCATCGGCTTTCTCTGGCTCACTTCTCCTCATCCCCAACCCAAGGTAGAGGAGGTGGGGGATTTCATTCAGCTGACCGATATCACCGTTCCTCTTGAAGATGTTATCTCTCTGGTTGATGAGGATACCCTCCTTACCGAGATAGATAACGAATTGGCTGATGGTGAAGCCGAACTCTACCAGTTCTACCTTGAAGAAATATCAGCGGTTTCCGGTCCCCAGGTGGTGGTTGCCCTTGCCGGTTTATCGGAAAGCGATTATGAGAAGCTGGTGAACGAAACCGCTGATGCCTTAGCTAAAGATTTATTTCCCAAAATGGAGGAAGGAAAATGA